The following are encoded together in the Phaseolus vulgaris cultivar G19833 chromosome 9, P. vulgaris v2.0, whole genome shotgun sequence genome:
- the LOC137822941 gene encoding homeobox protein knotted-1-like LET12 yields the protein MAFHDHLAHEITFQSFTEEQQMGQGRDMQRLLPLSGGAPTWLNGSNAATLRQQNFLHLQPESGTAQQNDDVRGGIDRNRTESNSEPDDLAEYKADILGHPLYDQLLSAHISCLRIATPVDQLPRIDAQLQQSQRVVDKYSSLGNGVVDDKELDQFMTHYVILLCAFKEQLQQHVRVHAMEAVMACWELEQSLQTLTGVSPGEGTGATMSDDEEDQAESNANIYEGSMDGADSLSFGPLVPTETERSLMERVRQELKHELKQGYKEKIVDIREEILRKRRAGKLPGDTTSLLKAWWQSHSKWPYPTEEDKARLVQETGLQLKQINNWFINQRKRNWHTNPSSSSGSKSKRKSSGAGETSNQSFM from the exons ATGGCTTTTCACGACCATCTGGCACATGAAATCACGTTTCAGTCGTTCACGGAGGAGCAGCAGATGGGTCAGGGCAGAGACATGCAGCGCCTGCTGCCGCTCTCCGGCGGAGCACCCACGTGGCTGAACGGCAGCAACGCGGCGACGCTTCGGCAGCAGAATTTCCTCCACCTGCAGCCGGAGTCGGGTACGGCGCAGCAAAACGACGACGTTCGGGGGGGCATAGATCGGAACCGGACGGAGAGCAACTCGGAACCGGACGATTTGGCGGAATACAAAGCGGACATTCTGGGACACCCGCTTTACGATCAACTCCTATCAGCTCACATCTCGTGCCTGAGGATCGCCACGCCCGTTGACCAGCTTCCACGGATCGACGCGCAGCTTCAGCAGTCTCAGCGAGTCGTTGATAAGTACTCTAGCCTCGGAAACGGCGTCGTCGATGACAAAGAGCTCGATCAATTCATG ACGCATTATGTTATACTGCTCTGTGCTTTCAAAGAACAATTGCAACAACATGTCCGTGTTCATGCCATGGAAGCTGTTATGGCTTGTTGGGAGCTGGAGCAATCTCTACAAACCTTGACTG GTGTATCCCCCGGAGAAGGAACTGGTGCAACAATGTCCGACGATGAAGAAGACCAGGCTGAGAGTAATGCCAACATATATGAAGGAAGCATGGACGGCGCTGATAGTCTCAGCTTTGGACCTCTAGTTCCCACCGAAACTGAAAGATCTTTGATGGAGCGTGTTAGGCAGGAGTTGAAGCATGAGCTAAAACAG GGTTACAAGGAGAAGATCGTGGACATAAGAGAAGAAATTCTCCGAAAGAGAAGAGCCGGGAAGCTCCCAGGTGACACCACTTCCCTTTTAAAAGCTTGGTGGCAGTCACATTCCAAATGGCCATATCCAACG GAAGAagacaaggcaaggttggtgcAGGAAACAGGCTTGCAACTAAAGCAGATAAATAACTGGTTCATAAATCAAAGGAAAAGGAATTGGCATACTAATCCTTCGTCTTCTAGTGGCTCCAAAAGCAAACGCAAGAG TAGTGGTGCAGGTGAAACAAGTAACCAGAGCTTCATGTGA
- the LOC137820318 gene encoding uncharacterized protein isoform X2: MAFEQTSVPGGDVVRPLNSVARSVAEESLVLPVSTAVPGGAVPIFYPASVSDAGLVGMGYGNVTSGGGGGAATWCVRPAVPIHNHNPSVNPAVGFVHVPSFPNRVGAVGGNAVDVSSSFVAATHGYPMNLGGNWVASGNGLDSINSSDVNNNNNNNNAVPANSRVISNSGDHVCGGVGVGSISNTPSSQRTDQASEEGGDDSVSGRKMKLMCSYGGKILPRPSDGMLRYVGGHTRIISVKRDVSFNDLVQKMVGTFGQHVVIKYQLPDEDLDALVSVSCPDDLENMMEEYERLIERSPNGSPKLRVFLLSASELDPSGVAQFVNLHDGGLKYVEAVNGITDGIGGKLTRKASYTSAVSTQNSDFSGIDALDSLNAAQGDVTGVPVPMPSSLSPEGNVASSHDGTSNSVVPEPGTSYTEASALPLGIPVSNSGPTHTPLLQNEVELEKSVPVTFSQPQFGVQQSGLEIPPSAPLQTFVDHRQEIMNHADYVQLPPHVGFLNPQLLGKPGSIYSQHQFHDNTSCFGSHQVIPAVQMTMTQPFSLAGLRPSVIQSQPFMQPQQNRLDQYNDENATGLRIHQVPAEQSYKTFQVQVPFGGNYGWIQVPSAEHVIFSDAFVPQQPMMTSEKFQRVEDCYMCQKKLPHAHSDPVVKDQQNSCAGPISDSIPSFYSLPTEDNSRAQATNIVLVSAPMKEDNVEQAVVTRPKVLSKLDTPPGVACTDTTGLSLESEGERVFIQKLDRSDHPRNAVIQEAVVRIGEKQLPSDGLMGTTPLSYRDDVTRQHMVPLENRSKKDAPVNKPVNNDIPLVVGTSIENSDCMVQECPTEYTNELASTISKADAMENWIAQDLLKPIDGRMDNLKIGNPENFLNNDKFDYSSTQHIVEKKGLALDNNLKSKLITDADQINMIDMLPSSTVEISYGNNSRPVECNEVLQPPIWGIPGSNPQSKSGNHNRDDAVLSSVPPSSRFGDVQDSSNSLFSNQDLWNIHSSYFPPPRPNKVALKKETYSNKDQLGENPGINGEQNLEAQIDNGLYQTFKQNLALEEARSAAKVSSEDRQLQAIAEGLAASVLHSSTSSNIDLNARDLSHHEDIGDGDVRNNQIDIQHKDKIQIGHQCFHLCLSEGCGFMGGFGEVNRVEGKTHPIPLLPLFG, encoded by the exons ATGGCGTTTGAGCAAACCTCTGTTCCTGGCGGCGATGTTGTGAGGCCACTGAATTCAGTAGCCCGGAGTGTGGCGGAGGAGTCTCTCGTTTTGCCGGTGTCTACGGCGGTTCCCGGCGGAGCGGTGCCGATTTTCTACCCTGCGTCTGTCTCTGATGCTGGCTTGGTTGGAATGGGGTATGGGAATGTGACTTCGGGAGGTGGCGGTGGGGCTGCCACGTGGTGTGTTCGCCCTGCTGTGCCTATTCATAATCATAATCCCTCCGTGAATCCTGCTGTTGGGTTTGTTCATGTTCCTAGTTTTCCCAATAGGGTTGGTGCTGTTGGTGGCAATGCTGTTGATGTTTCGAGTAGTTTTGTGGCTGCTACTCATGGGTATCCTATGAATTTGGGGGGTAACTGGGTTGCCTCGGGTAATGGTCTGGATAGTATTAATAGTAGtgatgttaataataataataataataataatgctgTTCCGGCGAACAGCAGAGTCATTAGCAATTCTGGTGATCATGTTTGTGGTGGTGTTGGGGTTGGTTCCATTTCCAATACCCCGTCAAGCCAGCGGACAGATCAGGCGAGTGAGGAGGGTGGGGATGATTCGGTTTCAGGGCGGAAAATGAAGTTGATGTGCAGTTATGGTGGGAAGATTTTGCCTAGGCCAAGTGATGGAATGTTGAGATATGTTGGAGGGCATACAAGGATCATAAGTGTTAAGAGAGATGTGAGTTTTAATGATTTGGTGCAGAAGATGGTTGGTACATTTGGGCAACATGTGGTTATCAAATATCAGCTCCCTGATGAGGATCTTGATGCATTGGTTTCGGTTTCCTGCCCTGATGATCTGGAGAATATGATGGAGGAGTATGAGAGATTGATTGAGAGGTCTCCTAACGGTTCTCCCAAATTAAGGGTCTTTCTTCTTTCTGCTTCAGAACTTGATCCTTCAGGTGTAGCACAGTTTGTAAATTTGCATGATGGTGGACTGAAATATGTTGAAGCTGTGAATGGAATTACTGATGGGATTGGTGGCAAACTAACAAGGAAAGCGAGTTATACAAGTGCAGTCTCTACCCAGAATTCTGATTTTAGCGGGATAGATGCTCTTGATAGCTTGAATGCTGCTCAAGGGGATGTCACTGGGGTACCTGTACCTATGCCCAGTTCTTTATCACCTGAGGGGAACGTGGCCTCTTCTCATGATGGTACTTCAAATTCTGTGGTTCCTGAGCCTGGTACATCTTACACAGAGGCCTCTGCGCTTCCACTGGGCATTCCTGTCAGTAATTCTGGTCCAACCCACACTCCACTTCTCCAgaatgaggttgagttagaaaAGTCTGTTCCTGTTACTTTTTCTCAACCTCAATTTGGGGTGCAACAATCTGGTTTGGAAATTCCACCCTCTGCACCTTTGCAAACTTTTGTTGATCATCGCCAGGAGATTATGAATCATGCAGATTATGTCCAGCTTCCTCCCCATGTGGGATTCCTGAATCCTCAGCTTCTAGGTAAGCCTGGCTCCATCTATTCCCAACATCAATTTCATGATAATACTTCCTGTTTTGGGTCCCATCAGGTAATCCCTGCAGTGCAAATGACCATGACTCAGCCATTTTCTCTTGCTGGTTTAAGACCAAGTGTTATTCAATCACAACCATTCATGCAACCTCAGCAAAACCGTTTGGACCAATATAATGATGAAAATGCTACAGGGCTAAGGATTCACCAGGTTCCTGCTGAACAAAGTTACAAAACATTTCAGGTTCAAGTCCCTTTTGGAGGTAATTATGGCTGGATACAGGTTCCTTCAGCAGAGCATGTAATCTTTTCTGATGCATTTGTACCTCAACAACCAATGATGACCTCTGAGAAATTCCAAAGAGTGGAGGACTGTTATATGTGTCAGAAAAAGTTGCCTCATGCACATTCAGATCCTGTGGTTAAGGATCAGCAAAATAGTTGTGCTGGTCCAATTTCTGATTCAATCCCAAGTTTCTATAGTCTACCTACGGAGGACAATTCAAGGGCTCAAGCAACAAATATTGTTTTGGTATCTGCACCAATGAAGGAAGACAATGTTGAACAAGCAGTTGTGACCAGACCCAAGGTCCTAAGCAAATTGGATACTCCACCTGGAGTAGCTTGTACAGACACAACTGGACTTTCTTTGGAGTCTGAAGGTGAGAGGGTTTTTATACAAAAGCTGGACAGGTCTGATCATCCCAGGAATGCAGTTATCCAGGAAGCAGTTGTAAGAATAGGAGAAAAACAGTTGCCAAGTGATGGGCTGATGGGAACAACACCACTTTCTTATCGAGATGATGTCACCCGCCAGCATATGGTGCCACTTGAAAACAGGTCTAAAAAGGATGCTCCTGTGAATAAACCTGTTAATAATGATATACCTTTAGTTGTTGGCACATCTATTGAAAATTCTGACTGTATGGTTCAAGAATGTCCAACAGAATATACTAATGAACTTGCTAGCACTATTTCAAAAGCAGATGCCATGGAGAATTGGATAGCACAGGATCTTCTCAAACCTATTGATGGAAGAATGGACAACCTGAAAATAGGTAATCCTGAAAATTTTctaaataatgataaatttgATTACAGCAGCACTCAACATATTGTAGAGAAGAAAGGGTTGGCTCTAGATAACAACCTTAAGTCAAAGTTGATCACTGATGCAgatcaaattaatatgatagaTATGCTTCCTAGTTCTACTGTGGAAATTTCATATGGGAATAATTCCAGGCCAGTGGAATGTAATGAGGTTCTACAACCCCCTATTTGGGGTATACCTGGCTCAAATCCTCAGTCAAAGAGTGGAAACCATAACAGGGATGATGCAGTTTTATCTTCAGTTCCTCCATCTTCTAGGTTTGGAGATGTGCAGGATTCCTCAAACTCACTTTTTAGCAATCAGGATCTATGGAATATACACAGTTCATACTTTCCACCACCGAGACCTAACAAAGTTGCATTGAAGAAAGAAACCTATTCAAATAAGGATCAACTTGGTGAGAATCCGGGCATCAATGGGGAACAAAATTTAGAAGCTCAAATAGACAATGGCCTCTATCAGACATTCAAACAGAATTTAGCTTTGGAAGAAGCTCGATCTGCCGCCAAGG TCTCATCAGAAGACCGACAACTTCAAGCCATTGCTGAAGGTTTAGCCGCTTCCGTTCTGCACTCAAGCACTTCTTCAAATATTGATTTGAATGCCAGAGATTTGTCCCATCATGAGGACATTGGCGATGGAGATGTTCGAAATAATCAAATAGATATACAGCATAAAGATAAAATTCAG ATTGGGCATCAATGTTTTCATCTCTGTCTGTCAGAAGGATGTGGATTCATGGGTGGGTTTGGGGAGGTGAATCGTGTGGAGGGAAAAACCCACCCTATTCCATTGCTGCCCTTATTTGGAT GA
- the LOC137820318 gene encoding RAF-like serine/threonine-protein kinase PRAF isoform X1 has protein sequence MAFEQTSVPGGDVVRPLNSVARSVAEESLVLPVSTAVPGGAVPIFYPASVSDAGLVGMGYGNVTSGGGGGAATWCVRPAVPIHNHNPSVNPAVGFVHVPSFPNRVGAVGGNAVDVSSSFVAATHGYPMNLGGNWVASGNGLDSINSSDVNNNNNNNNAVPANSRVISNSGDHVCGGVGVGSISNTPSSQRTDQASEEGGDDSVSGRKMKLMCSYGGKILPRPSDGMLRYVGGHTRIISVKRDVSFNDLVQKMVGTFGQHVVIKYQLPDEDLDALVSVSCPDDLENMMEEYERLIERSPNGSPKLRVFLLSASELDPSGVAQFVNLHDGGLKYVEAVNGITDGIGGKLTRKASYTSAVSTQNSDFSGIDALDSLNAAQGDVTGVPVPMPSSLSPEGNVASSHDGTSNSVVPEPGTSYTEASALPLGIPVSNSGPTHTPLLQNEVELEKSVPVTFSQPQFGVQQSGLEIPPSAPLQTFVDHRQEIMNHADYVQLPPHVGFLNPQLLGKPGSIYSQHQFHDNTSCFGSHQVIPAVQMTMTQPFSLAGLRPSVIQSQPFMQPQQNRLDQYNDENATGLRIHQVPAEQSYKTFQVQVPFGGNYGWIQVPSAEHVIFSDAFVPQQPMMTSEKFQRVEDCYMCQKKLPHAHSDPVVKDQQNSCAGPISDSIPSFYSLPTEDNSRAQATNIVLVSAPMKEDNVEQAVVTRPKVLSKLDTPPGVACTDTTGLSLESEGERVFIQKLDRSDHPRNAVIQEAVVRIGEKQLPSDGLMGTTPLSYRDDVTRQHMVPLENRSKKDAPVNKPVNNDIPLVVGTSIENSDCMVQECPTEYTNELASTISKADAMENWIAQDLLKPIDGRMDNLKIGNPENFLNNDKFDYSSTQHIVEKKGLALDNNLKSKLITDADQINMIDMLPSSTVEISYGNNSRPVECNEVLQPPIWGIPGSNPQSKSGNHNRDDAVLSSVPPSSRFGDVQDSSNSLFSNQDLWNIHSSYFPPPRPNKVALKKETYSNKDQLGENPGINGEQNLEAQIDNGLYQTFKQNLALEEARSAAKVSSEDRQLQAIAEGLAASVLHSSTSSNIDLNARDLSHHEDIGDGDVRNNQIDIQHKDKIQDLKSKLPEKSNFGFPASDVGALQVIKNCDLEELIELGSGTFGTVYHGKWRGTDVAIKRINDRCFAGKPSEQERLRADFWNEAIKLADLHHPNVVAFYGVVLDGPGGSVATVTEYMVNGSLRNALQKNGRNLDKRKRLLIAMDVAFGMEYLHGKNIVHFDLKSDNLLVNLRDPHRPICKVGDLGLSKVKCQTLISGGVRGTLPWMAPELLNGSSSLVSEKVDVFSFGIVMWELLTGEEPYADLHYGAIIGGIVNNTLRPPVPESCDQEWRLLMEMCWSSEPSERPSFTEIANGLRSMATKISPKGQNQQQQPTSSLSQVQK, from the exons ATGGCGTTTGAGCAAACCTCTGTTCCTGGCGGCGATGTTGTGAGGCCACTGAATTCAGTAGCCCGGAGTGTGGCGGAGGAGTCTCTCGTTTTGCCGGTGTCTACGGCGGTTCCCGGCGGAGCGGTGCCGATTTTCTACCCTGCGTCTGTCTCTGATGCTGGCTTGGTTGGAATGGGGTATGGGAATGTGACTTCGGGAGGTGGCGGTGGGGCTGCCACGTGGTGTGTTCGCCCTGCTGTGCCTATTCATAATCATAATCCCTCCGTGAATCCTGCTGTTGGGTTTGTTCATGTTCCTAGTTTTCCCAATAGGGTTGGTGCTGTTGGTGGCAATGCTGTTGATGTTTCGAGTAGTTTTGTGGCTGCTACTCATGGGTATCCTATGAATTTGGGGGGTAACTGGGTTGCCTCGGGTAATGGTCTGGATAGTATTAATAGTAGtgatgttaataataataataataataataatgctgTTCCGGCGAACAGCAGAGTCATTAGCAATTCTGGTGATCATGTTTGTGGTGGTGTTGGGGTTGGTTCCATTTCCAATACCCCGTCAAGCCAGCGGACAGATCAGGCGAGTGAGGAGGGTGGGGATGATTCGGTTTCAGGGCGGAAAATGAAGTTGATGTGCAGTTATGGTGGGAAGATTTTGCCTAGGCCAAGTGATGGAATGTTGAGATATGTTGGAGGGCATACAAGGATCATAAGTGTTAAGAGAGATGTGAGTTTTAATGATTTGGTGCAGAAGATGGTTGGTACATTTGGGCAACATGTGGTTATCAAATATCAGCTCCCTGATGAGGATCTTGATGCATTGGTTTCGGTTTCCTGCCCTGATGATCTGGAGAATATGATGGAGGAGTATGAGAGATTGATTGAGAGGTCTCCTAACGGTTCTCCCAAATTAAGGGTCTTTCTTCTTTCTGCTTCAGAACTTGATCCTTCAGGTGTAGCACAGTTTGTAAATTTGCATGATGGTGGACTGAAATATGTTGAAGCTGTGAATGGAATTACTGATGGGATTGGTGGCAAACTAACAAGGAAAGCGAGTTATACAAGTGCAGTCTCTACCCAGAATTCTGATTTTAGCGGGATAGATGCTCTTGATAGCTTGAATGCTGCTCAAGGGGATGTCACTGGGGTACCTGTACCTATGCCCAGTTCTTTATCACCTGAGGGGAACGTGGCCTCTTCTCATGATGGTACTTCAAATTCTGTGGTTCCTGAGCCTGGTACATCTTACACAGAGGCCTCTGCGCTTCCACTGGGCATTCCTGTCAGTAATTCTGGTCCAACCCACACTCCACTTCTCCAgaatgaggttgagttagaaaAGTCTGTTCCTGTTACTTTTTCTCAACCTCAATTTGGGGTGCAACAATCTGGTTTGGAAATTCCACCCTCTGCACCTTTGCAAACTTTTGTTGATCATCGCCAGGAGATTATGAATCATGCAGATTATGTCCAGCTTCCTCCCCATGTGGGATTCCTGAATCCTCAGCTTCTAGGTAAGCCTGGCTCCATCTATTCCCAACATCAATTTCATGATAATACTTCCTGTTTTGGGTCCCATCAGGTAATCCCTGCAGTGCAAATGACCATGACTCAGCCATTTTCTCTTGCTGGTTTAAGACCAAGTGTTATTCAATCACAACCATTCATGCAACCTCAGCAAAACCGTTTGGACCAATATAATGATGAAAATGCTACAGGGCTAAGGATTCACCAGGTTCCTGCTGAACAAAGTTACAAAACATTTCAGGTTCAAGTCCCTTTTGGAGGTAATTATGGCTGGATACAGGTTCCTTCAGCAGAGCATGTAATCTTTTCTGATGCATTTGTACCTCAACAACCAATGATGACCTCTGAGAAATTCCAAAGAGTGGAGGACTGTTATATGTGTCAGAAAAAGTTGCCTCATGCACATTCAGATCCTGTGGTTAAGGATCAGCAAAATAGTTGTGCTGGTCCAATTTCTGATTCAATCCCAAGTTTCTATAGTCTACCTACGGAGGACAATTCAAGGGCTCAAGCAACAAATATTGTTTTGGTATCTGCACCAATGAAGGAAGACAATGTTGAACAAGCAGTTGTGACCAGACCCAAGGTCCTAAGCAAATTGGATACTCCACCTGGAGTAGCTTGTACAGACACAACTGGACTTTCTTTGGAGTCTGAAGGTGAGAGGGTTTTTATACAAAAGCTGGACAGGTCTGATCATCCCAGGAATGCAGTTATCCAGGAAGCAGTTGTAAGAATAGGAGAAAAACAGTTGCCAAGTGATGGGCTGATGGGAACAACACCACTTTCTTATCGAGATGATGTCACCCGCCAGCATATGGTGCCACTTGAAAACAGGTCTAAAAAGGATGCTCCTGTGAATAAACCTGTTAATAATGATATACCTTTAGTTGTTGGCACATCTATTGAAAATTCTGACTGTATGGTTCAAGAATGTCCAACAGAATATACTAATGAACTTGCTAGCACTATTTCAAAAGCAGATGCCATGGAGAATTGGATAGCACAGGATCTTCTCAAACCTATTGATGGAAGAATGGACAACCTGAAAATAGGTAATCCTGAAAATTTTctaaataatgataaatttgATTACAGCAGCACTCAACATATTGTAGAGAAGAAAGGGTTGGCTCTAGATAACAACCTTAAGTCAAAGTTGATCACTGATGCAgatcaaattaatatgatagaTATGCTTCCTAGTTCTACTGTGGAAATTTCATATGGGAATAATTCCAGGCCAGTGGAATGTAATGAGGTTCTACAACCCCCTATTTGGGGTATACCTGGCTCAAATCCTCAGTCAAAGAGTGGAAACCATAACAGGGATGATGCAGTTTTATCTTCAGTTCCTCCATCTTCTAGGTTTGGAGATGTGCAGGATTCCTCAAACTCACTTTTTAGCAATCAGGATCTATGGAATATACACAGTTCATACTTTCCACCACCGAGACCTAACAAAGTTGCATTGAAGAAAGAAACCTATTCAAATAAGGATCAACTTGGTGAGAATCCGGGCATCAATGGGGAACAAAATTTAGAAGCTCAAATAGACAATGGCCTCTATCAGACATTCAAACAGAATTTAGCTTTGGAAGAAGCTCGATCTGCCGCCAAGG TCTCATCAGAAGACCGACAACTTCAAGCCATTGCTGAAGGTTTAGCCGCTTCCGTTCTGCACTCAAGCACTTCTTCAAATATTGATTTGAATGCCAGAGATTTGTCCCATCATGAGGACATTGGCGATGGAGATGTTCGAAATAATCAAATAGATATACAGCATAAAGATAAAATTCAG GATCTCAAAAGCAAGCTTCcagagaaatcaaattttggcTTTCCAGCATCAGATGTTGGAGCTTTGCAG gttataaaaaattgtgacCTTGAAGAGCTGATAGAGTTGGGTTCTGGGACCTTTGGGACTGTATATCATGGAAAATGGAGGGGCACTGATGTTGCAATAAAGCGGATTAATGATAGGTGTTTTGCAGGAAAACCTTCGGAGCAAGAGCGCCTG AGAGCAGACTTTTGGAATGAGGCAATCAAGCTTGCTGACTTGCATCATCCAAATGTGGTAGCATTCTATGGTGTTGTGCTTGATGGCCCGGGAGGTTCTGTGGCGACAGTGACGGAGTATATGGTTAATGGTTCTCTAAGAAATGCATTGCAGAAGAATGGGAG GAATCTTGACAAGCGCAAACGGCTTTTGATTGCAATGGATGTGGCCTTTGGCATGGAGTACTTGCATGGAAAAAATATAGTACACTTTGACTTGAAAAGTGACAACTTGCTCGTGAATCTCCGAGATCCACACCGTCCAATATGCAAG GTTGGTGACTTGGGTCTGTCCAAAGTAAAATGTCAGACTTTAATATCCGGCGGAGTTAGAGGAACTCTACCTTGGATGGCCCCAGAACTGCTTAATGGGAGCAGTAGTCTTGTATCAGAGAAG GTTGATGTGTTTTCGTTTGGTATTGTTATGTGGGAACTGCTCACGGGAGAAGAGCCATATGCTGATTTGCACTATGGGGCCATTATAG GTGGTATAGTAAACAACACTTTAAGACCTCCAGTTCCAGAATCTTGCGATCAAGAATGGAGACTGCTGATGGAGATGTGCTGGTCTTCAGAACCATCAGAAAGACCTTCCTTCACTGAGATTGCCAATGGATTACGTTCCATGGCAACCAAGATCTCTCCTAAAGGACAAAATCAACAGCAGCAACCTACTTCATCGCTTAGTCAAGTGCAGAAATAA
- the LOC137822394 gene encoding uncharacterized protein produces the protein MAASEGMPLVEAAEHREDFFDHQEPTGCRYGCFRGFGLSWCGGREQVNGSVEQRGDSWVICKLRNMKEFTEVIAGPKWKTFIRKISGYGRKQQKNRFQYDEHSYALNFNSGAQSEDDDMPPSFSARFSVPFPAARRQTEQ, from the coding sequence ATGGCTGCTTCAGAGGGAATGCCATTGGTGGAGGCAGCGGAACACAGGGAAGATTTCTTCGACCACCAAGAGCCCACTGGATGTAGGTATGGATGCTTTCGAGGTTTTGGGTTGAGTTGGTGCGGAGGCCGTGAACAAGTTAACGGCTCAGTCGAGCAAAGGGGTGATTCGTGGGTGATTTGCAAGTTGAGGAATATGAAGGAGTTTACAGAAGTGATTGCAGGTCCCAAGTGGAAAACATTCATTAGAAAGATAAGCGGGTATGGCAGGAAGCAGCAGAAGAACAGATTTCAGTACGATGAGCACAGCTATGCCCTCAACTTCAATAGTGGGGCTCAGAGTGAAGATGATGACATGCCTCCCAGTTTCTCTGCTAGATTTAGTGTTCCCTTTCCTGCTGCTCGTCGCCAAACTGAACAATGA